In the Pleuronectes platessa chromosome 8, fPlePla1.1, whole genome shotgun sequence genome, one interval contains:
- the f9a gene encoding coagulation factor IXa, with amino-acid sequence MELLSVLFLSLLGFQLGSGAPAPASGPVFLSGQAADSVLRRHKRYNTGVFEELLEGNLERECIEEKCDLEEAREFFENDQKTLEFWSGYVDGNQCNSSPCLNKGSCKDLLGSFTCTCEEAFTGRRCEIALLKRCDVNNGDCLHFCEAMGAFGAKCSCATGYRLMEDGVNCEPQAEFPCGRTAHPPVSSVSKRSLPGRENTSPERSTSLTHNVTTTSPPSSPASTTESPPATTDSAVYHGRKRLPLWVYLEDEGPTEKQPRPFKRIVGGQMVTPGEIPWQVALVFHSSGELFCGGSILGESWVVTAAHCLAEGRGPFFVRVGEYNIYINDTTEQDYEVLSQHTHPRYNASVSLYNHDIALLYLRSPITFSKTVRPICIGPTAFIEALVKDSSPATVSGWGRTRFLGTTADILQKVEVPFVDRTQCKSSSSHRITPVMFCAGYDKDARDACQGDSGGPHANRRHDTWFLTGIVSWGEECAKAGKYGVYTRVSLYYRWINHIMGLTKHRQAFDLEDPDL; translated from the exons ATGGAGCTGCTGTCTgtgctgtttctgtctctgctggGCTTCCAGCTGGGCTCTGGAG CCCCGGCTCCGGCCTCGGGCCCGGTGTTTCTCTCAGGTCAGGCAGCCGACAGCGTTCTGCGGCGGCACAAGCGCTACAACACGGGCGTGTTTGAGGAGCTGCTGGAAGGTAACCTGGAGAGAGAGTGTATCGAGGAGAAGTGTGACTTGGAGGAGGCCAGGGAGTTCTTTGAGAATGATCAGAAGACG TTGGAGTTCTGGTCAGGATATGTCG ATGGAAATCAGTGTAACTCAAGTCCATGTCTGAACAAGGGCTCGTGCAAAGACCTTCTGGGCTCCTTCACCTGCACGTGTGAGGAGGCCTTCACCGGCAGGAGATGTGAGATCG CTCTACTGAAAAGATGTGACGTGAACAACGGAGACTGTCTGCATTTCTGTGAGGCGATGGGAGCCTTCGGAGCTAAATGTTCCTGTGCCACAGGATACAGGCTGATGGAGGACGGAGTCAACTGTGAACCACAAG CTGAATTCCCGTGTGGCAGAACGGCTCATCCGCCAGTGAGCTCAGTATCCAAGAGGTCTCTGCCCGGCCGTGAGAACACAAGCCCGGAGAGAAGCACGTCCCTGACCCACAACGTCACCACCacgtcccctccctcctctccagccaGCACCACAGAGTCTCCTCCAGCCACAACTGATTCTGCAGTATATCACGGCAGAAAGAGGCTTCCTCTGTGGGTGTATCTGGAGGACGAGGGCCCCACTGAGAAGCAGCCTCGTCCTTTTAAACGCATTGTAGGTGGCCAGATGGTCACTCCCGGAGAGATCCCGTGGCAG GTGGCCTTGGTGTTCCATTCCAGCGGGGAGCTATTCTGTGGAGGCTCCATCCTCGGTGAGAGTTGGGTTGTGACTGCTGCTCACTGCCTGGCGGAGGGGAGGGGCCCCTTCTTTGTCAGAGTTG GAGAGTACAACATCTACATCAATGACACCACAGAGCAGGACTATGAAGTGTTGAGTCAGCACACACACCCGCGCTACAACGCCAGCGTGAGCCTGTACAACCACGACATCGCCCTGCTGTACCTCCGGTCCCCCATCACCTTCTCCAAGACAGTGCGGCCCATCTGCATCGGGCCCACGGCTTTCATCGAGGCCCTCGTGAAGGACTCCTCCCCGGCCACAGTCAGCGGCTGGGGCCGGACGCGCTTCCTCGGGACCACGGCAGACATCCTGCAGAAGGTGGAGGTTCCCTTCGTGGATCGGACACAGtgtaagagcagcagcagccacaggatCACTCCTGTCATGTTCTGTGCAGGATACGACAAGGACGCCAGAGACGCCTGTCAGGGCGACAGCGGAGGCCCTCATGCAAACAGACGCCATGACACATGGTTCCTGACAGGCATCGTGAGCTGGGGGGAGGAATGTGCCAAGGCTGGGAAATATGGAGTGTACACCCGGGTGTCACTTTACTACCGCTGGATAAACCACATCATGGGATTAACTAAACACAGGCAGGCGTTTGATCTGGAAGATCCTGACCTTTAA
- the mcf2a gene encoding proto-oncogene DBL, with translation MGPASLQEEGEPEKRSKEEMESYRCLLQAGSQLESTLQLTTLRACLATSSRNGRGKDMGINTTSLTFLSVLWLRVQTVIELLRCDEVTVPVSMKEVGGYIEKQVAYLSGGRGDDSSVIITLPEYSAFSDIPEEALAKVFTYLTLIPRTRQPGVKFIIILDRRLDTWASIKTALARIAASFPGNLHLVLVLRPTSFFHRTVTDIGFRFSQDDFMLKMPVVMLSSVTDLLRYISENQLTSEFGGTLDYCHSDWIVLRTAIESFAVTVKDIAQMLQGFGTELAETEVPDKGKAIEYLLESQTDKYRKLKDAIRSVSKEGRHLLSSLETSGREDDSQWDVKLDWETVQSPVLCRLLTQLRDMESAFDGFFEKHHLKLHQYLQLLKYEQSFQEMELCLEHLTAEERELSVSVDTPAQTEQALKQLDELESSAQEVVSRAQIIILHGHQLSAGHHFAVALIMQRCNELRHHCDTLNSALKTKHSHLLHTHQLLLCLDQAHTWCDDGAYLLANQLVENFQSKEGAQAALKDIEKLLERAPSILSSGPDIVAIEYESVITPHLQAEIGKTFEKHAAVQQMIQNRQACLRKLADKHVRPVQLVAPRAENPPRAKSPLFSPKHGDGLKFTFDLSLPGKRASRKSPNTRKIEVIHDYQESRGCVSYSLEGEDSPDLLKRHVMRELIETERIYAEELLSVLLGYRAQMENPVLSALLPPILRSKRDVLFGNMPEIYNFHSRVFLQDLEGCLEAPEGVGACFLKRKESFEMYECYCQNKLRSDALWRQFSDCAFFQECQKKLEHKLGLDSYLLKPVQRLTKYQLLLKELLKYSPDCEGTSELQGALTAMLDLLKSVNDSMHQIAITGYEGDMCELGRVLMQGSFSVWISHKRGPTRMKELARFKPMQRHLFLYERALLFCKRREEHGDGCDKTPSYSFKHCLKMTAVGITENVKGDVKKFEIWYSGREEVYVVQAPTVEVKMAWLNELRRILTNQQKLLRDEAYQQGQTTEHMPLSPPLSESKQQRASVSSGDTESGRSSPDPQPHSPKYQHNRRSWPGAHHSGDNCEVLEEWPGGRDAFRPFDTGEEDLVPLSPGRYKALADCPQNGPDSVTIKCGDVIQLHSENNKGRWLVKNLSRRQEGFIAAASLQLIVGDSSRGHSSRLGEGGNLKVRKLSSP, from the exons GTCTGGCAACCAGTAGTAGAAATGGGAGAGGGAAG GACATGGGCATCAACACGACTAGTCTCACCTTCCTGAGCGTGTTGTGGCTCAGGGTACAAACGGTTATAGAACTCCTCCGGTGTGACG AGGTCACTGTCCCCGTGAGCATGAAGGAGGTGGGAGGCTACATAGAGAAACAGGTGGCATACTTATCAG GAGGTCGTGGGGACGACTCCAGCGTCATCATCACTCTCCCTGAATACTCGGCTTTCAGTGACATTCCAGAGGAAGCTTTAGCCAAAGTGTTTACATACCTCACTCTCATCCCTCG AACGAGACAACCTGGAGTGAAATTTATCATCATTTTAGACAGAAGACTGGACACATGGGCCTCGATCAAAACTGCACTCGCCAGGATAGCA gcCTCTTTCCCCGGGAACCTCCACCTGGTCTTGGTGCTCCGACCCACCAGCTTCTTCCACCGCACCGTGACCGACATCGGCTTCCGCTTCAGCCAAGACGACTTCATGCTCAAAATGCCA GTGGTGATGCTGAGCTCTGTGACAGACCTGCTGCGCTACATCAGTGAGAACCAGCTGACGTCAGAGTTTGGAGGCACTTTGGATTATTGTCACAGCGACTGGATTGTTTTACGAACG GCGATTGAGAGTTTTGCTGTGACAGTCAAAGACATTGCTCAGATGCTGCAGGGCTTTGGGACCGAGCTGGCAGAGACGGAGGTGCCCGACAAGGGGAAGGCCATCGAGTATCTTCTGGAGTCTCAAACCGACAAGTACAGGAAACTCAAG GATGCAATCAGGTCAGTTTCAAAGGAAGGTCGTCATCTTCTCTCCAGCCTGGAGACGTCTGGGAGGGAGGACGACTCTCAGTGGGATGTGAAGCTGGACTGGGAAACCGTTCAGAG TCCCGTTCTTTGTAGGCTTCTGACTCAGCTCAGAGACATGGAGTCGGCGTTCGACGGCTTCTTTGAGAAGCATCATCTGAAACTGCACCAGTACCTGCAGCTGCTCAAATACGAGCAAAGCTTCCAGGAG ATGGAGTTGTGTCTGGAGCATCTGACGGCTGAGGAGAGGgagctctctgtgtctgtggacaCTCCGGCTCAGACGGAGCAGGCTCTCAAACAGCTGGACGAGCTGGAGTCTAGTGCACAG GAGGTGGTGTCTCGAGCTCAGATCATCATCCTTCACGGACACCAGCTCTCGGCCGGTCACCACTTCGCCGTGGCTCTGATCATGCAGCGCTGCAACGAGCTACGTCACCACTGTGACACGCTGAACTCCGCTCTGAAGACCAAACACTCTcatctcctgcacacacaccagctgctgctctgtctggATCAG GCCCACACCTGGTGTGATGACGGAGCGTACCTGCTGGCCAATCAGCTGGTAGAAAACTTCCAGTCGAAGGAGGGGGCTCAGGCTGCTTTGAAGGACATTGAGAAGTTACTGGAGAGGGCGCCGTCTATTCTCAGCTCAGGACCTGACATCGTGGCCATTGAATATGAGTCTGTCATCACACCTCATCTGCAG GCCGAGATCGGTAAAACCTTTGAGAAGCATGCAGCGGTGCAGCAGATGATCCAGAACCGACAGGCTTGTCTGAGGAAGCTGGCAGACAAACACGTCCGACCGGTCCAGCTGGTGGCCCCCAGGGCTGAAAACCCCCCACGCGCCAAGTCCCCACTCTTCTCCCCCAAGCatg GTGATGGTTTGAAGTTCACTTTCGACCTCTCGCTGCCCGGGAAGAGGGCGTCACGGAAGAGCCCCAACACCAGAAAA ATCGAGGTGATCCACGACTACCAGGAGAGCCGGGGCTGCGTGTCCTACAGCCTGGAGGGAGAGGACAGCCCGGATCTCTTGAAACG ACATGTGATGAGGGAGCTCATCGAGACTGAGAGGATCTACGCTGAGGAGCTGCTCTCAGTGCTGCTG GGTTACAGGGCTCAGATGGAGAACCCAGTTCTGTCAGCGCTTCTGCCTCCGATCCTGCGCAGCAAGAGAGACGTCCTGTTTGGAAACATGCCAGAGATCTACAACTTTCACAGCAG AGTCTTCCTTCAGGACCTGGAAGGATGCCTGGAGGCTCCTGAAGGCGTGGGAGCTTGTTTTCTGAAGCGG aAAGAGAGTTTTGAGATGTACGAGTGCTACTGTCAGAATAAGCTGCGCTCGGATGCGCTGTGGAGACAGTTCTCCGACTGTGCCTTCTTTCAG gAATGTCAGAAGaagctggagcacaaactgggtCTGGACTCGTACCTTCTGAAGCCGGTGCAACGTCTCACCAAATACCAGCTGCTGCTCAAG gAGCTGCTAAAATACAGTCCGGACTGTGAGGGGACTTCTGAACTGCAGGGGGCGCTAACAGCCATGCTGGACCTGCTCAAATCAGTCAATGACTCCATGCATCAGATAGCCATCACAGGATATGAG GGTGACATGTGTGAGCTGGGCCGGGTGCTGATGCAGGGCTCCTTCAGCGTGTGGATCAGCCATAAGAGAGGTCCCACGCGCATGAAGGAGCTCGCTCGCTTCAAACCGATGCAGCGACACCTGTTCCTGTACGAGAGGGCTCTGCTGTTCTGCAAGCGGAGGGAGGAGCACGGGGACGGCTGTGACAAGACGCCGTCCTACAGCTTCAAGCACTGTCTCAAG ATGACAGCTGTGGGGATCACAGAGAACGTCAAAGGAGATGTGAAAAAGTTTGAGATCTGGTACAGTGGCAGGGAGGAAGTGTATGTGGTTCAG GCTCCTACAGTGGAAGTGAAGATGGCCTGGCTCAACGAGCTGCGTAGAATCCTGACCAACCAGCAGAAGCTGCTCAGAG ATGAAGCGTATCAACAAGGTCAAACGACTGAGCACATGCCACTGTCCCCCCCGCTCTCTGAGAG CAAGCAGCAGAGGGCGTCGGTGAGCTCGGGGGACACGGAGTCGGGGAGGAGCAGTCCGGACCCCCAGCCTCACTCCCCTAAATACCAGCACAACCGCAGGA gttggCCCGGGGCTCATCACTCAGGAGACAACTGCGAGGTTCTGGAGGAGTGGCCTGGAGGTCGGGACGCTTTCCGCCCGTTTGACACAGGCGAGGAGGATCTGGTGCCACTG TCTCCCGGCAGATACAAGGCTTTGGCCGACTGTCCTCAGAACGGACCAGACAGCGTCACCATCAAATGTGGGGACGTCATCCAACTGCACTCTGAGAACAACAAGGGACGCTG GCTGGTGAAAAATCTGAGTCGGCGACAGGAGGGCTTCATAGCAGCCGCCAGCCTGCAGCTGATTGTAGGAGACAGTAGCCGAGGACACTCCTCCAGACTCGGAG AAGGCGGGAACCTGAAGGTGCGAAAGCTCAGCTCCCCGTAG